One window of Paenibacillus albicereus genomic DNA carries:
- a CDS encoding 3D domain-containing protein produces the protein MTMKTMLRPMFKSTAAVLAGLAILSSPVSASAATTYVAKDGDTFWKLAQAFHVPVDKLMDLNEGVEPTNIYAGLKLSIPAGTTIQASAAGVRLIDADAGAKKVIEPSGKSHQVKRTLQIKASAYTSAASENGKWGAVDYFGNPLRVGTVAVDPNRIPLGTKLYITGYSYDGLPIGGMIATATDTGGSIKGDRIDIFVPGTTAEARSFGFQWVKVHVLG, from the coding sequence ATGACCATGAAGACGATGCTCCGCCCGATGTTCAAATCCACCGCCGCCGTTCTGGCCGGCCTCGCGATCCTGAGCTCTCCCGTATCCGCCTCTGCCGCTACGACGTATGTCGCCAAGGACGGCGATACGTTCTGGAAGCTCGCGCAGGCGTTCCATGTCCCGGTGGACAAGCTGATGGACCTGAACGAAGGGGTAGAGCCGACGAACATCTACGCCGGCTTGAAGCTGTCCATCCCGGCGGGCACGACGATCCAGGCCTCGGCCGCCGGCGTGCGCCTGATCGACGCGGATGCAGGAGCGAAAAAGGTCATCGAGCCGTCCGGAAAGTCCCATCAAGTGAAACGCACGCTCCAGATCAAGGCAAGCGCGTACACGTCCGCGGCGTCGGAAAACGGCAAATGGGGAGCGGTCGATTACTTCGGCAACCCGCTGCGCGTCGGCACGGTGGCGGTCGATCCGAACCGGATCCCGCTCGGAACGAAGCTGTACATTACCGGCTACAGCTATGACGGCCTGCCGATCGGCGGCATGATCGCGACCGCCACCGATACGGGCGGCAGCATCAAAGGGGACCGCATCGACATCTTCGTGCCCGGCACGACGGCCGAAGCCCGCTCGTTCGGCTTCCAATGGGTCAAGGTCCACGTCCTGGGCTGA
- a CDS encoding CAP domain-containing protein, translating to MNKKILSLALATGVAFTGVSAAGTASAAPAQPSGSSVLQQLYAGSGFNLEELLNKLQQNGFAWPNYTAKPTATPKPTAAPTATPKPTAAPTATPKPTAAPTATPAPTTAPGSGQEESGTGSFAQQVVTIVNQERAKQGLAALKSDTQLSEVALVKAKDMYTNNYFSHTSPTYGSPFDMMKQFGVTYRYAGENIAKGQRTPAEVMNAWMNSAGHKANILKAEYTNIGVAYHNGVWVQMFKA from the coding sequence TTGAATAAGAAAATTCTTTCTTTAGCTCTTGCCACTGGAGTCGCGTTCACGGGCGTCTCGGCTGCCGGCACGGCCAGCGCGGCGCCGGCTCAGCCTTCCGGGTCCTCCGTGCTCCAACAGCTTTATGCGGGCTCCGGCTTCAACTTGGAGGAGCTTTTGAATAAACTGCAGCAAAACGGATTTGCATGGCCGAACTATACGGCCAAGCCGACGGCGACGCCGAAGCCGACTGCGGCTCCGACGGCGACGCCGAAGCCGACCGCGGCCCCGACCGCGACGCCGAAGCCGACGGCTGCACCGACGGCGACGCCTGCGCCGACGACGGCTCCGGGATCCGGACAGGAGGAGAGCGGCACGGGCAGCTTTGCGCAGCAGGTCGTTACGATCGTGAACCAGGAACGCGCCAAGCAGGGATTGGCCGCGCTCAAGAGCGACACCCAGCTCTCTGAAGTCGCTCTCGTGAAGGCGAAGGATATGTACACGAACAACTATTTCTCCCATACGTCCCCGACGTACGGATCGCCGTTCGACATGATGAAGCAGTTCGGCGTGACGTACCGCTATGCGGGCGAGAACATCGCCAAAGGCCAGCGCACCCCGGCCGAGGTCATGAATGCCTGGATGAACAGCGCGGGCCACAAAGCCAACATTCTGAAGGCGGAGTACACGAACATCGGCGTCGCTTATCATAACGGCGTCTGGGTACAGATGTTCAAAGCCTAG
- a CDS encoding HNH endonuclease, translating to MDTKQCAVCGRDKPEGAFPKRTGRKGRRGTCRACQRRRKRDEGGSDLLLPTPAAARRSRGRAGASAPGAASEDAAALPSRESGQAPGAGAATGATAAGGRPASRVSSAPPSGAAGPEPAAGKGAGSSAAVAATRRPAPEAAAVSDERRSGADGRAAAELPAADEPRADAARLPEAAVSSADAGSDSGPAKRKRKRRRRRKGRKAAVAASHSHTPGVRLPYKPIRPFKGPFSYDPSILNDRGTGLIQLRGRRESGKRWHTEIDRDIAVRMVQEGAAGILHPRLIHKLYTKSDFRLLILQRDNYVCHYCGRFGDTIDHVFPKSKGGLSTPDNCVCACSACNLKKADTLPDYL from the coding sequence ATGGATACCAAACAATGCGCCGTATGCGGCCGCGACAAACCAGAAGGAGCTTTCCCGAAGCGCACCGGCCGCAAAGGGCGCAGGGGCACGTGCAGAGCTTGCCAGCGGAGGCGCAAGCGGGACGAGGGCGGCTCGGACTTGCTGCTGCCGACGCCGGCGGCCGCCCGGCGCTCGCGCGGGCGCGCGGGGGCAAGCGCCCCCGGAGCCGCTTCGGAAGACGCAGCCGCGCTTCCCTCCCGCGAGTCCGGACAAGCTCCTGGCGCTGGAGCCGCGACGGGGGCGACCGCTGCCGGAGGCAGGCCCGCCTCGAGGGTCTCCTCCGCGCCGCCATCCGGAGCGGCCGGACCGGAGCCTGCCGCAGGCAAGGGCGCAGGCTCCTCCGCTGCCGTGGCGGCGACGCGGAGACCCGCGCCCGAAGCGGCGGCCGTTTCGGACGAACGCAGGTCCGGCGCGGACGGCCGGGCGGCGGCGGAGCTGCCGGCCGCCGACGAGCCCCGCGCGGATGCGGCGCGCTTGCCCGAGGCGGCGGTCTCGTCGGCTGACGCCGGATCGGATTCGGGACCGGCCAAGCGCAAGCGCAAGCGCCGCCGTCGCCGCAAGGGGCGCAAGGCGGCTGTCGCCGCATCGCATTCGCATACGCCGGGAGTCCGCTTGCCGTACAAGCCCATTCGGCCGTTCAAGGGCCCTTTTTCCTACGATCCGTCCATCCTCAACGACAGGGGGACCGGCTTGATCCAGCTGCGGGGCCGCCGCGAGAGCGGCAAGCGCTGGCATACCGAGATCGATCGGGACATCGCGGTGCGCATGGTCCAGGAAGGAGCGGCCGGCATCCTTCATCCCCGCCTCATCCACAAGCTGTACACGAAGAGCGACTTCCGGCTGCTCATCCTGCAGCGGGACAACTATGTGTGCCACTATTGCGGCCGCTTCGGAGATACGATCGACCATGTGTTTCCCAAGTCCAAAGGAGGGTTGAGCACGCCGGACAACTGCGTCTGCGCCTGCTCCGCCTGCAACCTCAAAAAAGCCGATACGCTTCCGGACTATCTCTAA
- a CDS encoding helix-turn-helix domain-containing protein, which translates to MFAKRLKALRKKRKLTMQEVADYVGVAKSTYAGYESGYRQPTLESIQTIARRLHTTSDYLLGLTEYAEPVEPSSNAREWLNLQQLHWDGIPLEQEDVELVRLLLERVVRERLRNDQTGQG; encoded by the coding sequence ATGTTTGCGAAACGACTCAAAGCGCTCCGTAAAAAGAGAAAGCTTACGATGCAGGAAGTAGCCGATTATGTGGGCGTGGCCAAAAGCACCTACGCCGGCTACGAGTCCGGATACCGCCAGCCGACCCTGGAATCGATCCAGACGATTGCGCGCCGCCTGCACACGACGTCCGATTATCTGCTCGGCCTCACCGAGTACGCGGAGCCGGTCGAGCCGAGCAGCAACGCCCGCGAATGGCTGAACCTCCAGCAGCTGCATTGGGACGGAATTCCGCTGGAGCAAGAGGATGTCGAGCTCGTCCGGCTGCTGCTGGAACGCGTCGTCCGCGAAAGGCTCCGAAACGACCAAACCGGCCAAGGCTAA
- a CDS encoding copper amine oxidase N-terminal domain-containing protein, translating into MKRNGASKGALLAAALLLFSPGAGFSATAPAAQASAAAAKTVTAVSLPAAIAVEGRVLVLDKGSSVFLHEGRTYVPLRAASEALGLEALWDHAVKKLTLQQPSDAQRQALAAKLAARLKADGRSADGGVKLGLTPVPVRFLAFGQVAALPQGQPVFIAKGTLYVPLRFVAELTGASVAWDGTRLRVDIAPAAQAGSGGAAEDGLSGGSETVAPPDGASSPAPTATPAPVIPPAGGGGGGGGGGGGWAPPPATPAPSASPAPSAPPGSPAPSPTASPSPGATPTPSPSPSPSPSASEEEIHRQARSEADALRGKCRSDLVALALRYSSASTAEQKAKARQEGEAVFAACDASFERIMSATRAKLEANGYSTGRLEDYRKEYERELEEGRALLEGLLG; encoded by the coding sequence ATGAAACGGAATGGGGCAAGCAAGGGGGCGCTGCTCGCGGCGGCGCTGCTGCTGTTCTCGCCCGGAGCGGGATTCTCGGCGACGGCACCGGCCGCCCAGGCATCCGCCGCTGCGGCGAAGACGGTTACGGCGGTATCGCTGCCGGCGGCCATCGCGGTCGAAGGCCGGGTGCTGGTGCTGGACAAGGGGAGCTCGGTCTTCCTTCATGAAGGGAGGACGTACGTGCCGCTGCGGGCAGCGTCGGAGGCGCTCGGGCTGGAAGCGCTTTGGGATCATGCCGTCAAGAAGCTGACGCTGCAGCAGCCGTCCGATGCGCAGCGCCAGGCGCTGGCGGCGAAGCTGGCTGCGCGCCTCAAGGCGGACGGCCGCTCGGCCGACGGCGGCGTCAAGCTCGGCCTGACGCCGGTTCCGGTCCGCTTCCTCGCCTTCGGCCAAGTGGCCGCGCTGCCGCAAGGCCAGCCGGTGTTCATCGCCAAAGGCACGCTCTACGTCCCGCTGCGCTTCGTCGCCGAGCTGACGGGAGCGTCCGTCGCCTGGGACGGCACACGGCTGCGCGTAGACATCGCGCCGGCGGCGCAAGCCGGCAGCGGAGGCGCAGCCGAGGACGGTCTGAGCGGCGGGAGCGAGACCGTTGCGCCGCCGGACGGAGCGTCGTCGCCCGCGCCGACCGCTACGCCGGCTCCGGTCATCCCGCCTGCAGGCGGAGGAGGCGGAGGAGGCGGAGGAGGCGGAGGCTGGGCGCCGCCGCCGGCCACCCCTGCGCCGTCCGCATCGCCGGCGCCGTCGGCCCCTCCGGGCTCCCCTGCGCCTTCGCCGACGGCATCGCCGTCTCCAGGCGCGACGCCGACGCCTTCGCCCTCGCCCTCGCCTTCGCCTTCGGCATCGGAGGAGGAGATCCACCGGCAGGCAAGGAGCGAGGCCGACGCGCTGCGCGGGAAATGCCGCAGCGATCTGGTCGCGCTCGCGCTGCGCTACTCGTCGGCCTCCACGGCCGAGCAGAAGGCGAAAGCCCGGCAAGAAGGAGAAGCGGTGTTCGCGGCTTGCGACGCCTCGTTCGAGCGCATCATGAGCGCGACGAGGGCCAAGCTCGAGGCAAACGGCTATTCGACCGGACGGCTGGAAGACTACCGCAAGGAGTACGAACGGGAGTTGGAGGAAGGGCGCGCCCTGCTGGAGGGACTGCTCGGCTGA
- a CDS encoding S-layer homology domain-containing protein: MTNHRKLSLAMLAAVMAAGPLSALPPAALTSMSGVGTASAAGSLAQPPNIDGALAQLYALHEALLAGDPADLQDVLRFREELEALDPAAEFHLAAPVWDKIDAKLPASADREFIRNNLFALYRDTLALTYRPQYDDLRKLRTNADYRAALAAIVRAGGDADLTMDEVVTFFYGDGGSRLGVEGTARKHIAQLSQAQLFQLLYEPQKRNELMLRVLNDLLARTDEYTFSAMLQEYGITSLDLQRTMVNFQERLDGEKPAATALIVALMRLTSVEQAQVSQQGRQHQYSLTVSGIAIPSVALTWSKASGSDDVTVTGSGIVTIPSSASSASAVIQARLLNPYGGPDKVIFEKEITLTAEGATPTPSESPTPTPSATPTPSESPTPTPSATPTPSESPTPTPSATPTPSESPTPSATPTPSATPSATPTPSATPSATPSPTPNPGGGGGFPGFPGFPGFPGFPGFPTPTPGSGGGSGEEPGNTGPGSVAEQIAAILQQYFAKLQSIKQRYDATNSISEKLKLIREAYKAAQEALDAIGKIKVPAPTPRSAGAFSAEWSAEEAGGQFTAISDAAAQIKGALAEFEGAGQAGTGSLRVSAELDFETDEADSWSVDIPAEVLESAKSSGIDFIGLNAEGARVSVPVAARTGKLSIRLSRLQDSAVTSASSLPLASRAYTYEIEQSGRKITTFGKPVRLELPLAASRAVDADRLSLVKIRAGRAADFQSGVAGSVYSADVQDAGSVYAVVENRVAFRDIPASHWARATIETMAAKGIMNGVSAGTFEPSRSVTRAEFAKMLVRTFNLGSEAVPLTFKDVKESDWFAPYVGTAAASGITSGRSADSFAPHAAISRQEMAAMIARALTQAGGYPASLLTEQGLASYKDRAAVSASLKPAVAIAAQLGIIGSGGELKPQQQASRAEASAMLYRAAKQL; this comes from the coding sequence ATGACGAACCATCGCAAGCTGTCTCTGGCCATGCTCGCCGCCGTCATGGCGGCAGGCCCATTGTCCGCGCTGCCTCCGGCCGCGCTTACTTCCATGTCCGGCGTCGGCACCGCCAGCGCGGCCGGCTCGCTGGCGCAGCCGCCGAACATCGACGGCGCGCTGGCGCAGCTGTACGCGCTGCATGAAGCGCTGCTCGCCGGAGATCCGGCCGACCTGCAGGACGTGCTGCGATTCCGCGAGGAGCTCGAAGCGCTCGATCCGGCCGCCGAGTTCCATCTCGCCGCGCCGGTATGGGACAAGATCGACGCCAAGCTGCCGGCTTCGGCGGACCGCGAGTTCATCCGGAACAACCTGTTCGCGCTGTACCGCGACACGCTTGCGCTGACGTATCGTCCCCAGTACGACGACCTGCGCAAGCTGCGCACGAACGCCGACTACCGCGCGGCTCTAGCCGCGATCGTGCGTGCGGGCGGCGACGCCGACCTGACGATGGACGAGGTCGTCACGTTCTTCTACGGCGACGGCGGCTCGCGGCTCGGCGTCGAGGGCACGGCTCGCAAGCATATCGCCCAGCTGAGCCAGGCGCAGCTGTTCCAGCTGCTTTATGAGCCGCAGAAGCGCAACGAGCTCATGCTGCGCGTGCTGAACGACCTGCTCGCCCGCACGGATGAGTACACGTTCAGCGCGATGCTGCAGGAGTACGGCATCACGAGCCTGGACCTGCAGCGCACGATGGTGAACTTCCAGGAGAGGCTCGACGGCGAGAAGCCGGCCGCGACAGCGCTGATCGTCGCCCTCATGCGGCTGACGAGCGTGGAGCAGGCGCAGGTGTCCCAGCAGGGACGGCAGCATCAGTACTCGCTGACCGTCAGCGGCATCGCCATCCCTTCGGTGGCGCTCACGTGGTCCAAGGCTTCCGGCAGCGACGACGTGACTGTCACGGGCAGCGGCATCGTCACGATTCCCTCCAGCGCGTCCTCGGCGAGCGCGGTCATCCAGGCCCGGCTGCTCAACCCGTACGGCGGTCCGGACAAGGTCATCTTCGAAAAGGAGATCACGCTGACGGCCGAAGGCGCGACGCCGACGCCGAGCGAGTCTCCGACACCGACGCCGAGCGCCACGCCGACGCCGAGCGAGTCTCCGACACCGACGCCGAGCGCCACGCCGACGCCGAGCGAGTCTCCGACACCGACGCCAAGCGCGACGCCGACGCCGAGCGAGTCTCCGACGCCGAGCGCCACGCCGACCCCAAGCGCCACGCCGAGCGCCACGCCGACCCCAAGCGCCACGCCGAGCGCCACGCCAAGCCCGACGCCGAATCCCGGCGGCGGGGGCGGGTTCCCTGGGTTCCCGGGCTTTCCCGGGTTCCCTGGATTCCCTGGTTTCCCGACGCCGACTCCCGGCAGCGGGGGCGGCTCCGGAGAGGAGCCGGGCAACACCGGTCCGGGCAGCGTAGCGGAGCAGATCGCGGCGATCCTGCAGCAGTATTTCGCCAAGCTCCAATCGATCAAGCAGCGTTACGACGCCACGAACTCGATCAGCGAGAAGCTGAAGCTGATCCGCGAGGCGTACAAAGCGGCGCAGGAAGCGCTCGACGCGATCGGCAAGATCAAAGTTCCGGCGCCGACGCCGCGCTCGGCCGGAGCCTTCAGCGCCGAGTGGAGCGCGGAAGAGGCGGGAGGCCAGTTTACGGCCATCTCCGATGCGGCGGCCCAGATCAAGGGAGCGCTCGCGGAGTTCGAGGGAGCCGGACAAGCCGGCACGGGCTCGCTGCGCGTAAGCGCGGAGCTTGATTTCGAAACGGACGAGGCCGACAGCTGGTCGGTCGACATTCCGGCCGAGGTGCTGGAGAGCGCCAAGAGCAGCGGCATCGACTTCATCGGGCTCAACGCGGAGGGCGCTCGCGTCTCGGTGCCGGTCGCGGCGCGGACCGGCAAGCTGTCGATCCGCCTGAGCCGCCTGCAGGACAGCGCCGTCACCTCCGCCTCCAGCCTGCCGCTCGCATCGAGAGCGTACACGTACGAGATCGAGCAGTCCGGCCGCAAAATCACGACCTTCGGCAAGCCGGTGCGGCTCGAGCTGCCGCTGGCGGCGTCCCGAGCCGTCGATGCCGATCGGCTGAGCCTCGTCAAGATCCGTGCGGGACGTGCCGCCGACTTCCAATCGGGCGTAGCGGGCTCGGTCTACTCGGCGGACGTGCAGGATGCCGGCTCGGTGTACGCGGTCGTCGAGAACCGGGTGGCGTTCCGGGACATCCCGGCTTCGCACTGGGCGCGCGCCACGATCGAGACGATGGCGGCCAAAGGCATCATGAACGGGGTCTCCGCCGGCACCTTCGAGCCGTCGCGCAGCGTAACGCGCGCCGAGTTCGCCAAGATGCTCGTGCGCACGTTCAACCTCGGCTCGGAAGCGGTCCCGCTGACGTTCAAGGACGTCAAGGAGTCCGACTGGTTCGCTCCGTATGTAGGCACGGCGGCGGCCAGCGGCATCACGAGCGGACGCAGCGCCGACAGCTTCGCGCCGCATGCGGCGATCAGCCGCCAGGAGATGGCCGCGATGATCGCGCGGGCGCTGACGCAGGCCGGCGGCTATCCGGCGTCGCTGCTCACCGAGCAGGGGCTTGCGAGCTACAAGGATCGGGCAGCAGTCAGCGCGTCGCTGAAGCCGGCCGTGGCGATCGCCGCCCAGCTCGGCATCATCGGCAGCGGCGGCGAGCTGAAGCCGCAGCAGCAGGCTTCGCGCGCCGAAGCGTCCGCGATGCTGTACCGCGCCGCCAAGCAGCTGTAG
- a CDS encoding UDP-glucose dehydrogenase family protein, which translates to MKITVVGTGYVGLVSGVCYAELGHSVICVDKDPMKVATLQNGEIPIYEPGLQELSVRNAQLGRLRFTSSLGDSVKGADLIVIAVGTPPLPGGQANLAYIELAAQEIADAMEGHPVVAIKSTVPVGTNEKVRELIRERTDCPFDSVSLPEFLREGSAVSDTMHPDRIVIGTESPRAEALLRELHAGLGCAFVVTDIRSAEMIKYASNAFLATKISFINEIANICEKVGADVTRVAEGMGHDKRIGASFLKAGIGYGGSCFPKDTQALIQIAGHVDYEFKLLRSVVEVNQDQRYNVIRKLEAIFGGELAGRTVAVWGLAFKPDTDDVREAPAQEIIGELLARGVQVRAYDPIATDNFRSQFGDGGGGVAWCGSALEAAAGSDAVCLLTEWSEFGETDLQRLRAVVREPVLIDGRNAFDEAALQGTDFIYYSVGRPSLARGVKAPVPELSY; encoded by the coding sequence ATGAAGATTACGGTAGTAGGGACAGGATATGTCGGCCTCGTATCGGGCGTTTGCTACGCGGAGCTGGGGCACAGCGTCATCTGCGTGGACAAGGATCCGATGAAGGTCGCGACGCTCCAGAACGGGGAGATCCCGATCTACGAGCCGGGCCTCCAGGAGCTGTCCGTGCGCAATGCGCAGCTCGGGCGGCTGCGCTTCACGTCGAGCCTGGGCGATTCGGTCAAAGGGGCGGATCTGATCGTCATCGCCGTCGGCACGCCGCCGCTGCCGGGCGGCCAGGCCAATCTGGCCTACATCGAGCTGGCGGCGCAGGAGATCGCGGACGCGATGGAGGGCCATCCCGTCGTCGCCATCAAGAGCACGGTGCCGGTCGGCACGAACGAAAAGGTGCGTGAGCTGATCCGGGAGCGGACGGACTGCCCGTTCGACAGCGTCTCGCTGCCGGAATTCCTGCGGGAAGGCTCCGCCGTCTCCGATACGATGCATCCCGACCGGATCGTCATCGGCACCGAGTCGCCGCGCGCCGAGGCGCTGCTGCGGGAGCTGCACGCCGGCCTCGGCTGCGCCTTCGTCGTCACCGACATCCGCAGCGCGGAGATGATCAAGTACGCCTCCAACGCCTTTCTCGCGACGAAGATCAGCTTCATCAACGAGATCGCCAACATCTGCGAGAAGGTCGGCGCCGACGTCACCCGCGTCGCCGAGGGCATGGGCCACGACAAGCGGATCGGCGCCTCGTTCCTCAAGGCCGGCATCGGCTACGGCGGCTCCTGCTTCCCGAAGGACACGCAGGCGCTCATCCAGATCGCCGGGCACGTCGACTACGAGTTCAAGCTGCTGCGCTCGGTCGTCGAGGTGAATCAGGATCAGCGCTACAACGTCATCCGCAAGCTGGAGGCGATCTTCGGCGGCGAGCTCGCCGGCCGCACGGTCGCGGTATGGGGACTCGCGTTCAAGCCGGACACCGACGACGTGCGCGAGGCGCCTGCCCAGGAGATCATCGGCGAGCTGCTGGCGCGCGGCGTCCAGGTGCGGGCGTACGATCCGATCGCGACCGACAACTTCCGCAGCCAGTTCGGCGACGGCGGCGGCGGCGTCGCCTGGTGCGGCAGCGCGCTGGAGGCGGCGGCCGGCTCCGACGCGGTGTGCCTGCTTACCGAGTGGAGCGAGTTCGGCGAGACGGACCTGCAGCGGCTGCGCGCCGTCGTCCGCGAGCCGGTGCTGATCGACGGGCGCAACGCGTTCGACGAAGCCGCGCTCCAAGGAACCGACTTCATCTATTATTCCGTCGGCAGGCCGAGCCTCGCCCGCGGCGTCAAGGCTCCCGTGCCGGAGCTGAGCTACTAG
- a CDS encoding glycosyltransferase family protein, giving the protein MAVAISIAYYVSDYGYGHAARSVAVIRELLRQADEAGRPLQLHLASGRALPFLERSLTEGFAAAARIGGCGHRLLTRRIDSDPGYALRPGSLQADPLRQRAAALAYLEALPLRIRREAAWLGSTGASLAVSDIVAEAFPAARRAGLPSVGLSNFTWYTAYQELLPEELLAPLARPYLDMDAFVALAGASEPQWGDEPVERAGYFCRVADPERAEQLRRRLDPSGGRRLVALFPGMGSGPGSPLERLALLRDPRWLAVVSSGMELPAGAEAVRIPESCTESQLYVAACDAVLTKPGWGTVSEAVCLGKPLALLERPRFREDRCIAETLRGRHPLLRLGEEELAEPELGDRLLELAGRSGAAAGELRTEEEEAPLAPPGEAARIAARLLERAAAGGQAPGRRPLERSQ; this is encoded by the coding sequence ATGGCCGTCGCCATATCCATCGCTTATTACGTGTCGGACTACGGCTACGGCCACGCCGCGCGCTCCGTCGCCGTCATCCGCGAGCTGCTGCGGCAGGCGGATGAAGCCGGTCGGCCGCTGCAGCTGCACCTGGCGAGCGGCCGGGCGCTGCCGTTCCTCGAGCGCTCGCTGACGGAAGGCTTCGCCGCGGCTGCCCGCATCGGCGGCTGCGGACACCGGCTGCTGACGCGGCGCATCGACTCGGACCCGGGCTACGCCCTGCGGCCCGGCAGCCTGCAGGCCGACCCGCTGCGGCAGCGGGCGGCGGCGCTGGCCTATCTGGAGGCGCTGCCGCTGCGCATCCGCCGGGAAGCGGCGTGGCTCGGCTCGACCGGCGCAAGCCTGGCGGTGTCGGACATCGTCGCGGAGGCCTTTCCGGCGGCCCGGCGAGCGGGACTGCCATCGGTCGGCCTGTCCAACTTCACCTGGTATACCGCCTACCAGGAGCTGCTGCCCGAGGAGCTGCTCGCGCCGCTTGCCCGTCCTTACCTGGACATGGACGCCTTCGTGGCGCTGGCCGGAGCGAGCGAGCCGCAGTGGGGAGACGAGCCGGTCGAGCGGGCCGGGTACTTCTGCCGCGTGGCGGACCCGGAGCGGGCGGAGCAGCTGCGGCGCCGGCTGGACCCGAGCGGCGGGAGGCGGCTGGTCGCGCTGTTCCCCGGCATGGGGTCGGGACCCGGCAGCCCTCTCGAGCGGCTCGCCCTGCTGCGCGATCCGCGCTGGCTAGCGGTCGTCTCCTCCGGGATGGAGCTGCCGGCAGGCGCGGAGGCGGTCCGCATCCCGGAAAGCTGCACGGAATCGCAGCTGTACGTCGCGGCTTGCGACGCGGTGCTGACGAAGCCCGGCTGGGGCACCGTATCCGAGGCGGTCTGCCTGGGCAAGCCGCTCGCGCTGCTGGAGCGGCCGCGCTTCCGCGAGGACCGGTGCATCGCGGAGACGCTTCGCGGCCGGCATCCGCTGCTGCGGCTCGGCGAGGAGGAGCTGGCGGAGCCGGAGCTGGGCGACCGGCTGCTGGAGCTGGCCGGCCGGAGCGGCGCCGCTGCGGGCGAGCTGCGAACGGAGGAAGAGGAGGCGCCGCTCGCCCCGCCCGGCGAAGCGGCGCGGATCGCCGCCCGGCTGCTGGAGCGAGCCGCCGCGGGCGGACAGGCGCCAGGGCGAAGGCCTTTAGAGAGAAGCCAATAA
- a CDS encoding sugar phosphate nucleotidyltransferase, whose translation MKLVLLSGGSGKRLWPLSNDLRSKQFLKVLEDVEGARVSMVQRVWSQIEEAGFAGSGYIATGATQTELIRGQLGPDVPLIVEPARRDTFPAIALAAAYLFSVEKIDPSETVAVLPVDPYVEDRFFQTVASLDGVLEQSGADLALIGVQPTYPSEKYGYIVPEAGQPAPGAGGSLRVGGFREKPSEAAAQELIASGALWNCGVFAFKLDYMLNIMAAKGIPLAYDRLAADYESLESISFDYEVVERAQSIAAVSYDGYWKDLGTWNTLTEEMKDARMGRGIVSGDCVNTHLVNETDIPVTVIGLSNVVVAASPDGILVAEKGASTRLKEFIGHDQRPMYEERRWGWVRVLDDRSYDDGTAVLTKRVGIDRGQSIGYRLHQHRAEVWTVVKGSGEFICNGTYMKIGAGNVVHIPMKTLHGVRAADDLEFISVQTGPKHLENSIMELYGSWEEIEQNCLRA comes from the coding sequence ATGAAGCTCGTCCTGTTGTCCGGAGGCTCCGGCAAGCGGCTGTGGCCGCTCTCCAACGACCTGAGGTCGAAGCAGTTCCTGAAGGTGCTCGAAGACGTCGAAGGCGCCCGCGTCTCCATGGTCCAGCGCGTCTGGAGCCAGATCGAGGAGGCGGGCTTCGCCGGCTCGGGCTATATCGCCACCGGCGCTACGCAGACGGAGCTCATCCGCGGCCAGCTCGGCCCGGACGTGCCGCTCATCGTGGAGCCCGCGCGGCGGGACACGTTCCCGGCGATCGCGCTGGCGGCGGCGTACCTGTTCTCCGTGGAGAAGATCGATCCCAGCGAGACGGTCGCGGTGCTGCCGGTCGATCCGTACGTCGAGGACCGGTTCTTCCAGACGGTGGCCAGCCTCGACGGCGTGCTGGAGCAGAGCGGCGCCGACCTCGCGCTGATCGGCGTCCAGCCGACCTATCCTTCCGAGAAGTACGGCTACATCGTGCCGGAGGCGGGGCAGCCCGCTCCGGGCGCAGGCGGCTCGCTGCGCGTCGGCGGCTTCCGCGAGAAGCCGTCCGAGGCGGCGGCGCAGGAGCTGATCGCGAGCGGCGCGCTGTGGAACTGCGGCGTGTTCGCCTTCAAGCTCGACTACATGCTGAACATCATGGCGGCCAAGGGCATCCCGCTCGCTTACGACCGGCTGGCGGCCGACTACGAGAGCCTGGAGAGCATCAGCTTCGACTACGAGGTGGTGGAGCGCGCGCAGAGCATCGCGGCGGTGTCCTATGACGGCTACTGGAAGGACCTCGGCACGTGGAACACGCTCACCGAGGAGATGAAGGACGCGCGCATGGGGCGCGGCATCGTCAGCGGCGACTGCGTGAACACGCATCTCGTCAACGAGACGGACATCCCGGTCACGGTCATCGGCCTCTCCAACGTCGTCGTCGCCGCCAGTCCCGACGGCATCCTGGTCGCCGAGAAGGGCGCGAGCACGCGGCTCAAGGAGTTCATCGGCCACGACCAGCGGCCCATGTACGAGGAGCGCCGCTGGGGCTGGGTGCGCGTGCTCGACGACCGCAGCTACGACGACGGCACCGCCGTCCTGACCAAGCGTGTCGGCATCGACCGCGGCCAGAGCATCGGCTACCGGCTGCATCAGCACCGCGCCGAGGTGTGGACGGTCGTGAAGGGCTCGGGCGAGTTCATCTGCAACGGCACTTATATGAAGATCGGCGCAGGCAACGTCGTCCACATCCCGATGAAGACGCTGCACGGCGTACGGGCGGCGGACGATCTGGAGTTCATCTCCGTGCAGACCGGTCCGAAGCATCTCGAGAACTCGATCATGGAGCTGTACGGCAGCTGGGAGGAGATCGAGCAGAACTGCCTGCGGGCTTGA